A genomic window from Osmia bicornis bicornis chromosome 6, iOsmBic2.1, whole genome shotgun sequence includes:
- the LOC114874647 gene encoding E3 ubiquitin-protein ligase lubel isoform X3: MNVSAIFLSRVHYPSHHGQIDSILAASGPVTSRFLEDPLEKSRLCVCEIAFTGGSSKNPGAEKWRPMAISNPSTRLRMARSMPHWVLQKETEQHQQRRPPTPPKIPPPSLSGDCGDPDYEIIEFPTRPQPLKSSTPNVGKCALCGTENVFARCDICNGNYCEACDDMNHKHPKRKGHVRRRILTEFATKTRPPLPPKGENLSSPPPIPPPRRNRKNAQAKSTQNQGSTNLSLIERVGSLKRNLPNTGRPLSATLDAKTVSKSMHAVNSPSTDGSTSGTGTDKMSTLQERYRKYQEAMRAQDANRRRHTSSDISRDALNARPVSLGSPKLPPPVPPPPPPRSMMQSASVCDLSSPQMWNSGMHQTQSMAHLGPGGVPLMWYPPNPPWDMTMGGSTMSLNHPAMWAYPMGYPPSQMLPPHYPGSLSRAHSPARSLKSSRRSRAASPSPSMKSRKSLASRSRSRRSQGSPSDASSEDSGESDFDDRLSRSSRSRRGSVSRSVRQRSYHEDEVPRNLLPRSRRERLMSEERMTSTEDQWSEGHSSKRYPPLQNTTNSRRRYDQDERRLSKLDSRLDRVPNGSYRRRRSTDEESSDRRSTLPARSSRVTSSSDDHFEKAEISARRNEDDVPVKRASSVRRDVRLDDFERSSRRDSRRSSIDSDTQTPRKTTSRDVSSRRNREAENNDELVPRPSSRNQRSRDPSRDRETPSKREPSLRRDVSVDEIDKSPAKRASDNQSSRKTPSRESVPRRIPQSDDKQTSRPGSRNQEEIRGKRVEESPPEKRETIEDRSKSPKNVSERIAMEIPKEEWACEHCTFINDVNDRVCVVCCKTKSSALPPSNPENFEDVPSASEPPKSESATTSSNVSNPSSDLEKRTSLLKISNSEESGDSGSAKNKDTQENPLVECSSVTKNESTVGTSSVPESTDNVDIANDRRTSQRPMLEKISKTHSVSTGTSPPPQSISTQTYDYLPVRGSAAFVRAASASKGLLYYEDSDAENDTERLFQEQSRFANSPELYPHTIQEQYLQQLIAAPSRDRTRRNSIDSTHLYYRSRESSQPRFLEAGPSSQTVSTLTRQGLEIVELLREAERHGYSTDDVQVALSQGSSNPIDWLKTQWPHLVETVQVLATTQGKELKENNVGVLSAAEAKEALRLTKGDVWNAVAIAIQRRQLKCEEIMKKGNFAMPEVVKALENNAGAEDAALFELQKNQLKPFLMRIWGPPVGVENDEAAPREDAAGAVGGGEGVSEQVSNVSDSEARKQVISPIVENFVALQADFQKQLAALRQLTDNWQLDKDPLNTLGNKPDNLYESNADHRILINPNLVPRAAQHLDLAETVHVQTLENEQSKRPLENEIETPMINNDVIVEKANEPVDIKDSIQNNNLKEREILISDKDENDPLIKNETSVVKKADQIIQNDNSLRNLNEKETVEIILVSDKQKEVENETVVEEINVQKSVAENLLQENSNDKTAKVNSVTNNERKETENLKEKENSEEKPVSGSSVRKDKSNVEFKANDVVSKVSVGSVDVEVDEREDKESLGSRVKENETMSRKSSDPLESSVQVDKAAPSRLKEDETSQKVSDPQQRTLDANKDSSSSSIPLQSNMAENSSENQQSDLTNQQDKSQQNIINVSKSSSETPNVDESTNKSNKVENDPVMQQNSEQLIIDNANEESSQKSSETQVASVEALISAVKSLPEQLLGPFISAMQMLSPKRLNIEPVQISTETVENKIEEKEIVTKEGGAEITVEPATTAEDIEKLRDLERRIARRLLAEGKASNYDEAEVAASLLALKFGDVEALQAAKECSSVESALAFLQQECELCTGRFAMSQMVSMLKCVHRCCNECAKNYFTIQISDRNITDAVCPFCKEPNLKDANEDEVLEYFSNLDIQLKTLLDPPIHELFQRKLRDRTLMQDPNFKWCIQCSSGFYADPDQKRLICPDCRSVTCAQCRRPWEKQHQGITCEQFAAWKDQNDPDNQAAGLAKHLADNGIDCPKCKFRYSLSRGGCMHFTCSQCKYEFCCGCGKAFMMGAKCSVSPYCAKLGLHAHHPRNCLFYLRDKEPAQLQQLLKDNGIEYDTDGPAGERKCKVQLQKETPTGVVDAICNSDVVEGHAGLCRIHYIEYLVRLIRQTQLEPLSLLNIDDLETCVRRAGIKLPSNWQHYIEYLAGLVLKGKLDPVAIFDLNDAKQELRRRGKVPPAKDQEMSERDYLEACIQVVRKEIPLE; the protein is encoded by the exons ATGAATGTGAGTGCGATCTTCCTTTCACGAGTGCATTATCCGTCGCATCATGGCC AAATAGATTCGATTTTGGCCGCTTCCGGCCCAGTGACGTCACGCTTTCTCGAGGATCCACTCGAAAAATCTCGATTGTGCGTCTGCGAAATCGCATTCACCGGCGGTTCGTCCAAG AACCCGGGAGCTGAAAAATGGCGCCCGATGGCCATCTCGAACCCATCGACCCGTTTGCGCATGGCAAGGTCCATGCCCCATTGGGTACTG CAGAAGGAAACGGAACAACATCAGCAACGACGACCACCGACCCCACCGAAGATACCGCCACCCTCGCTCTCCGGAGACTGTGGTGACCCGGACTACGAGATCATCGAATTTCCCACCCGACCGCAACCTCTAAAGTCCTCGACACCGAACGTCGGCAAGTGTGCATTATGCGGCACGGAGAACGTGTTCGCACGTTGCGACATCTGCAACGGCAATTACTGCGAGGCCTGCGACGACATGAACCATAAGCACCCAAAGAGAAAAGGCCACGTACGAAGAAGAATCCTGACGGAATTCGCGACGAAAACGCGACCGCCTTTGCCACCGAAAGGGGAGAACCTGTCGAGTCCACCACCGATCCCTCCGCCCAGACGAAATCGCAAGAACGCTCAG GCTAAATCGACGCAAAACCAGGGATCCACGAATCTCTCCTTGATCGAGAGGGTCGGCAGTTTGAAGCGAAATCTACCGAATACCGGCCGGCCACTCTCGGCTACCTTAGACGCGAAAACCGTGTCGAAATCCATGCACGCCGTCAACTCACCCTCTACCGATGGATCTACATCGGGAACAGGCACCGACAAGATGTCTACTCTTCAG GAGAGGTACAGAAAATACCAAGAAGCGATGAGAGCTCAGGACGCGAACAGAAGAAGACACACTTCATCCGACATTTCAAGAGACGCGTTGAACGCAAGGCCAGTTAGCTTAGGCAGCCCGAAACTGCCGCCTCCGGTTCCACCTCCGCCCCCGCCTAGATCTATGATGCAGTCGGCCAGCGTTTGCGATTTATCCTCGCCTCAAATGTGGAATTCTGGAATGCATCAG ACTCAATCGATGGCTCATCTGGGCCCAGGAGGCGTGCCCCTAATGTGGTACCCACCGAATCCCCCATGGGACATGACCATGGGTGGTTCGACGATGAGTTTGAACCACCCAGCAATGTGGGCATATCCCATGGGATATCCTCCGTCGCAAATGCTTCCACCACATTATCCAGGCTCTTTGTCGAGAGCGCACAGTCCCGCGAGAAGCTTAAAATCCAGCAGAAGATCCAGGGCTGCCTCGCCCTCGCCCAGTATGAAATCCAGGAAATCGTTAGCCTCGAGATCGCGATCCAGAAGATCGCAAGGATCGCCTTCCGACGCGAGCTCCGAGGATTCCGGCGAATCGGACTTCGACGACAGGCTTTCGCGCAGCTCGAGAAGCAGACGGGGAAGCGTGTCCAGAAGCGTCAGACAGAGGAGCTATCACGAGGACGAGGTTCCTAGGAATTTATTACCCAGGAGTCGTCGCGA GCGCCTAATGTCAGAAGAGAGGATGACGAGCACCGAGGATCAATGGTCCGAGGGTCACTCCAGCAAACGGTACCCACCGCTGCAAAACACCACCAATTCTCGTCGACGTTACGACCAAGACGAACGGAGACTCTCGAAACTAGATTCGCGATTGGATCGCGTTCCAAACGGTAGCTATCGTCGAAGACGAAGCACCGACGAGGAGTCGTCGGATCGAAGGTCCACCTTACCGGCTCGATCGTCCAGGGTCACCAGCTCCTCCGACGATCATTTCGAGAAGGCAGAAATATCCGCTCGACGGAATGAAGACGATGTCCCGGTGAAAAGAGCCTCCTCTGTTCGAAGGGACGTAAGATTGGACGACTTTGAGAGATCCTCTCGCCGAGATTCCCGAAGATCCTCCATCGACAGCGACACGCAGACCCCCAGGAAGACTACCTCGCGAGACGTGTCCTCCAGAAGAAACCGGGAAGCAGAAAATAATGACGAGCTCGTGCCTCGTCCTTCCTCGAGAAATCAAAGAAGCCGCGATCCGTCCCGAGATCGGGAGACACCTTCGAAAAGAGAACCCTCCTTGAGAAGAGACGTTTCCGTCGATGAAATTGATAAATCTCCCGCCAAACGAGCTTCTGATAATCAGAGCAGCAGGAAAACACCGTCTCGCGAGTCTGTCCCTAGGAGAATTCCTCAGAGCGATGATAAACAGACATCGAGACCCGGTAGCAGAAATCAAGAAGAGATACGGGGAAAAAGGGTCGAAGAAAGTCCTCCGGAGAAACGCGAAACGATAGAGGATCGTTCGAAGTCACCGAAAAATGTCAGCGAGAGGATCGCGATGGAGATACCGAAAGAGGAATGGGCCTGCGAGCATTGCACCTTCATAAACGACGTGAACGATCGCGTTTGCGTGGTTTGTTGCAAAACCAAGAGCAGTGCGCTACCACCGAGTAACCCCGAAAATTTCGAGGATGTCCCAAGCGCAAGCGAACCTCCTAAAAGCGAGTCAGCGACCACGTCCAGCAACGTGAGCAATCCGAGTTCCGATTTGGAAAAACGAACGAGCTTACTAAAAATTTCGAACAGCGAGGAAAGTGGAGATAGCGGTTCCGCAAAGAACAAAG ATACGCAAGAAAATCCTCTCGTTGAATGCTCTTCGGTAACGAAAAATGAGTCCACAGTAGGAACGAGCAGTGTACCAGAGTCTACCGATAACGTTGATATTGCGAACGATAGAAGAACAAGTCAACGACCGATGCttgaaaaaatttccaaaaccCATTCGGTTTCCACCGGAACCTCGCCGCCGCCTCAGAGCATCTCCACTCAA ACGTACGACTATCTTCCAGTGAGAGGAAGCGCAGCTTTCGTAAGAGCTGCATCCGCCTCGAAGGGATTATTGTATTATGAGGACAGCGACGCAGAG aacgATACGGAGCGTCTGTTCCAGGAACAAAGCAGATTCGCGAACAGTCCAGAGCTCTATCCTCACACGATTCAGGAACAATATCTTCAGCAACTGATCGCCGCTCCTAGCAGGGACCGTACGCGACGAAACTCCATCGACTCGACCCACCTTTATTATCGTTCCAGG GAATCCAGTCAGCCGAGATTCCTGGAGGCTGGCCCCAGTTCGCAGACCGTTTCGACGCTGACCCGTCAAGGTCTGGAGATCGTGGAGCTTCTGCGAGAGGCCGAGAGACACGGCTACTCGACGGATGACGTTCAAGTGGCTTTGTCGCAGGGTTCCAGCAACCCTATCGACTGGCTGAAGACGCAATGGCCTCATCTGGTGGAAACGGTACAGGTTCTGGCGACCACTCAAGGAAAAGAATTGAAGGAGAACAATGTAGGGGTGCTTTCGGCCGCAGAAGCGAAAGAAGCTTTAAGACTGACGAAAGGAGACGTTTGGAACGCTGTCGCGATAGCGATTCAACGTAGACAGTTAAAG TGCGAGGAAATCATGAAGAAAGGCAACTTCGCTATGCCGGAGGTGGTGAAAGCGTTGGAGAACAACGCCGGTGCCGAGGACGCGGCTTTGTTCGAGCTGCAAAAGAATCAATTGAAGCCTTTCTTGATGAGGATCTGGGGTCCTCCGGTCGGGGTGGAAAACGACGAGGCTGCACCGCGGGAAG ATGCGGCTGGTGCGGTCGGTGGTGGAGAGGGTGTTTCCGAACAGGTTTCCAACGTGTCGGACTCGGAAGCCAGGAAGCAGGTAATATCACCAATCGTTGAAAATTTCGTCGCGTTGCAGGCCGACTTTCAAAAGCAACTGGCAGCCCTCAGACAACTGACCGATAACTGGCAACTTGACAAAGACCCCCTGAACACGCTCGGTAATAAGCCTGATAATCTGTATGAAAGTAACGCTGACCATCGAATTCTAATTAATCCAAATCTGGTCCCAAGGGCCGCACAACACCTCGATCTAGCCGAGACTGTTCACGTTCAGACATTGGAGAACGAGCAGTCGAAGAGACCCCTCGAAAATGAAATCGAAACACCGATGATTAATAATGATGTTATAGTTGAGAAAGCGAACGAACCTGTCGACATCAAAGAcagtattcaaaataataatttaaaagaaagagaaattttaatctccGATAAGGATGAAAATGATCcactaataaaaaatgaaacttcaGTTGTTAAAAAAGCTGatcaaattattcaaaatgacAATTCTCTgagaaatttaaatgaaaaggAAACAGTGGAAATAATTCTAGTTTCTGACAAACAGAAAGAAGTAGAAAATGAAACGGTAgttgaagaaataaatgtaCAAAAGAGTGTTGCAGAAAATTTGCTGCAAGAAAATTCGAACGATAAAACAGCGAAGGTAAATTCAGTCACAAATAAtgagagaaaagaaacagaaaatcTTAAGGAGAAGGAAAATTCAGAAGAAAAACCCGTCTCCGGCTCAAGTGTGAGAAAAGATAAGTCAAATGTAGAATTCAAAGCAAACGATGTAGTTTCGAAAGTAAGCGTAGGAAGTGTGGATGTAGAAGTAGATGAAAGGGAAGACAAAGAATCGCTTGGTTCGCGCGTTAAAGAAAACGAAACGATGTCCCGAAAGAGTTCAGATCCTCTGGAAAGCAGCGTGCAAGTAGATAAAGCTGCTCCTTCACGCTTGAAAGAAGACGAAACGTCCCAAAAGGTTTCAGATCCTCAACAAAGGACACTGGACGCGAATAAAGATTCCTCTTCATCGAGCATTCCCTTGCAATCTAACATGGCAGAAAATTCGTCGGAAAATCAGCAATCTGATTTAACAAACCAACAAGATAAATCCCAGCAGAACATAATTAATGTATCCAAATCCTCTTCTGAAACTCCAAACGTTGACGAATCAACGAATAAATCAAATAAAGTAGAAAATGATCCTGTGATGCAACAAAATTCTgaacaattaattattgataatGCTAATGAAGAGAGTTCGCAGAAGAGCAGCGAAACACAAGTGGCCTCTGTAGAAGCACTGATATCCGCTGTGAAATCATTACCAGAACAACTATTGGGTCCATTTATATCAGCAATGCAGATGCTTTCACCGAAAAGATTGAATATCGAGCCTGTTCAAATTTCCACCGAAAcggtggaaaataaaattgaagagaaagaaattgtAACGAAGGAAGGGGGAGCTGAAATCACGGTGGAGCCTGCGACGACCGCGGAAGACATCGAGAAACTACGCGATCTTGAAAGG AGAATAGCGCGTCGTCTGTTGGCCGAAGGAAAAGCGTCGAATTACGACGAAGCGGAAGTGGCCGCCAGTTTGCTGGCCCTGAAATTCGGAGACGTCGAGGCTCTTCAAGCGGCCAAAGAATGCTCCAGCGTGGAATCGGCGTTGGCTTTCTTACAGCAAGAATGCGAGCTCTGCACCGGTCGTTTTGCGATGAGTCAG ATGGTGTCGATGCTGAAGTGCGTGCATCGATGCTGCAACGAGTGCGCGAAGAATTACTTCACCATTCAGATCAGCGACAGGAACATCACCGACGCGGTTTGCCCGTTCTGCAAGGAACCTAATCTGAAGGACGCGAACGAGGACGAGGTGCTCGAGTACTTCAGTAATCTCGACATACAGCTGAAGACACTTTTAGATCCTCCTATTCACGAACTCTTCCAGAGGAAACTGAGGGATAGAACGCTGATGCAGGATCCCAATTTCAAGTGGTGCATTCAG TGCTCGAGCGGATTTTACGCGGATCCGGATCAGAAACGATTAATTTGTCCCGATTGTCGATCGGTCACCTGCGCGCAATGTCGAAGACCG TGGGAGAAACAGCACCAAGGAATTACGTGCGAGCAATTCGCCGCTTGGAAAGATCAGAACGACCCGGATAATCAAGCCGCAGGTTTAGCTAAGCATCTGGCTGATAATGGGATAGATTGTCCTAAATGCaaatttcgttattctttgTCACGAGGAG GTTGCATGCACTTCACGTGCAGTCAATGCAAATACGAGTTTTGCTGCGGTTGTGGCAAGGCATTCATGATGGGAGCGAAATGCTCGGTCAGTCCTTATTGCGCGAAACTGGGCCTTCACGCTCATCATCCGCGAAACTGTCTCTTTTATCTTCGCGATAAGGAGCCGGCGCAGTTGCAACAGCTGTTAAAAGATAATGGAATCGAGTACGATACAGACGGTCCGGCCGGGGAACGCAAGTGCAAAGTGCAGTTGCAGAAAGAAACTCCCACCGGTGTCGTGGACGCGATATGCAACTCGGACGTGGTCGAGGGACACGCTGGTCTCTGCAG GATTCACTATATCGAGTATCTAGTCCGATTGATCCGGCAAACCCAACTGGAACCACTTTCGTTGCTAAATATAGACGATCTTGAGACTTGTGTCAGACGCGCTGGGATAAAGTTGCCATCAAACTG GCAGCACTACATTGAATACTTGGCGGGCCTGGTACTGAAGGGCAAACTGGATCCCGTGGCGATCTTTGACTTGAACGACGCCAAGCAAGAACTGCGCCGTCGGGGAAAAGTTCCCCCTGCGAAGGACCAGGAAATGTCCGAGCGGGATTATCTCGAGGCGTGCATTCAG GTTGTACGAAAAGAGATTCCACTGGAGTAA